A stretch of the Streptococcus himalayensis genome encodes the following:
- a CDS encoding methionine ABC transporter ATP-binding protein, translating into MIRIEEVSKVYQTKQGEVTAVNNVSLTIEKGDIFGIIGFSGAGKSTLVRLLNGLESVSSGKIFLGGKDITSLKKKELLDTRKKISMIFQHFNLLWSRTVEDNISFPLEVAGVPKEERQKRVKELIGLVGLEGREQSYPAQLSGGQKQRVGIARALANHPEVLLCDEATSALDPKTTKDILNLLVDINKKLGLTIVMITHEMHVVSQICHKVAVMENGQVVEEGKVIDVFKHPQKAITQQFVGEERSEEDLTQVFAHLEGTLKLGVLARVQYLGDSTGTGALAEVIRSLDVSISILQGKVNITQEGPIGSLIVVIEDAEKVTAVVEQLTQKGMKVEVLEHV; encoded by the coding sequence ATGATTCGAATAGAAGAAGTATCAAAGGTCTATCAGACCAAGCAAGGAGAGGTGACAGCTGTCAACAATGTGTCTCTTACCATTGAAAAAGGAGATATTTTTGGAATTATTGGTTTTTCGGGTGCTGGAAAGAGTACCTTGGTTCGTTTGTTGAATGGCTTAGAAAGTGTGTCTTCTGGGAAGATTTTCTTGGGAGGAAAAGACATTACGAGTCTGAAAAAGAAAGAACTGCTAGACACTCGTAAGAAAATTTCCATGATTTTTCAGCATTTTAATCTGTTGTGGTCACGGACGGTGGAGGACAACATTTCCTTTCCGTTAGAAGTGGCAGGGGTTCCCAAAGAAGAGCGACAAAAGCGAGTCAAAGAATTGATTGGCTTGGTTGGTTTGGAAGGTCGGGAGCAATCCTATCCTGCTCAGCTTTCTGGTGGTCAAAAGCAGCGGGTCGGTATAGCTCGTGCACTTGCCAATCATCCCGAAGTTTTGCTCTGTGATGAGGCGACAAGTGCCTTAGACCCTAAAACAACCAAGGATATTTTAAATCTGCTTGTCGATATTAACAAAAAATTGGGCTTGACCATTGTCATGATTACCCACGAAATGCATGTTGTGAGCCAGATTTGCCACAAGGTAGCTGTTATGGAAAATGGGCAAGTGGTAGAAGAAGGTAAGGTTATTGATGTCTTTAAACATCCGCAAAAAGCAATCACTCAACAATTTGTAGGTGAAGAGCGTTCGGAAGAAGATTTGACCCAAGTCTTTGCTCATCTGGAAGGAACGCTCAAGCTTGGCGTTCTAGCACGTGTTCAGTACCTGGGCGACAGTACTGGAACAGGAGCTCTGGCAGAGGTAATCCGCAGTTTGGATGTGTCAATTTCGATTTTACAAGGGAAGGTAAACATCACGCAGGAAGGTCCAATTGGTAGCTTGATAGTCGTGATTGAAGATGCTGAAAAAGTAACAGCTGTGGTGGAACAACTGACCCAGAAAGGGATGAAAGTGGAGGTATTGGAGCATGTATAA
- a CDS encoding methionine ABC transporter permease, with the protein MYKAVQTGFFELLQDMLSFQNVDWGEVLKATQETLYMTLISTAYVFVIGLILGLFLYLTGPGKMLQNRLANLVLAGLINIFRSVPFIILLALLMPFTKVLMGTILGPRGALPTLVISAAPFYARLVSIALNEIPSGVIEAAESMGANTRQIIFKVLIPESSPALVSGITVTAIALVGSTAVAGVIGAGGLGNLAYLIGFTRNKQDIVLVSTIAILVLVFILQFIGDIVTKKLDKR; encoded by the coding sequence ATGTATAAAGCAGTTCAAACAGGATTTTTCGAGCTTTTACAGGATATGTTGAGTTTTCAGAACGTTGACTGGGGTGAAGTACTTAAGGCAACGCAGGAAACCCTCTATATGACCTTGATTTCAACGGCTTATGTCTTTGTGATTGGCTTGATTTTGGGATTATTTCTCTACTTGACAGGTCCTGGGAAAATGTTGCAAAATAGATTGGCAAACCTTGTTTTAGCTGGTTTGATTAACATTTTCCGTTCAGTTCCCTTCATCATTCTTTTGGCGCTTTTAATGCCCTTTACGAAAGTGTTGATGGGGACGATTTTAGGGCCTCGGGGAGCCTTGCCGACCTTGGTGATTAGTGCGGCACCTTTCTACGCCCGCTTGGTGTCTATTGCCCTTAATGAAATCCCTTCTGGTGTCATTGAAGCAGCAGAGTCAATGGGAGCCAATACACGCCAGATTATTTTCAAGGTCTTGATTCCAGAATCATCTCCTGCCCTTGTCTCAGGAATTACGGTGACGGCGATTGCCTTGGTTGGTTCAACAGCTGTCGCAGGGGTTATTGGAGCAGGAGGTTTGGGAAATCTAGCCTATCTGATCGGATTTACTCGTAATAAACAGGATATTGTTTTGGTATCCACGATTGCTATTT